CACAGTCACTTGACTCCAAGTTCCTCGGCCCCTGAAGGGGGAGCTACAGAGAATACGGAAAAGTTGTGAATTTAAATTTCTTATTTATGGAAAAGAAAAAATCAGAGGAATTCGACGAAATTATAATCACAGATTTCGTAAAAAGCTTGTCTGTTGGGTCAGAAATATCCGCGGACTTTGATTACCGTGAAGAAATTACCAAGCGTCTAATCGAGAAACATAAATAATAATTTCATCCATATTCGTTATCTTTGATAAAACTTGCAGATTATGAAGTCAGAGAAACTTAAGATTAATGTTGCCCAACGCATACTAAATCTTTCTAATGATAAGCTTTTGAAAAAGATTTCCGATATTTTGGATGAGGAAAATATTATCGGTTATGATGGAGAAGGCAATCCTGTCTCTCATGAAGAATATATCTCTGATATAAAATCAGCTTTGAAACAGTTTAAAGAAGGCACTTTAGAAACTTACACCAGTGACGAAGTAAGGCAACGCATTTTAGGCAAATGAAAGTTGTATGGAGAAAAGAGGCTTCAGATGATTTAGAAGTCATTTACGAATATATTTTTAAAGACAGCCCGCAAAACGCCGTTATGGTTTTCAATAAAATTCATGATCTTGCAGAGACGTTAGTTATTTTTCCGGAAAAACACCCTGTAGAACCTGTATTCGACGATCCTGATATACGCTTTTTGGTAATTTGGAATTACAAGATCATCTACACTTTTGACAAAAAATCCATTGCGATATTACGTGTATTTGACACAAGGCGAAATCCTAAAAAACTAAAGCCTTGAGCATCCCAATAAAAAACATAATTCCCGCCATACATTCCGGTTTTGAAGGAATGCACCCCGGCGTGGCCATCGACAACGTTTCTATAGACAGCCGGTCGCTTCAAAACAACTCCGGGACATTATTCTTTGCGCTTAGTGGGCAGAACCGCGACGGGCATATGTACATAAAAGAGCTGATCGATAAAGGTGTGCTTAACTTTGTGGTGAGCTACATTCCGTTTGAAGTGCGCGGCAAAGCCAATTTCTTTGTGGTGAACAACACCCTGAAGGCATTGCAGGATTTTTCCATATATTACAGGCAGCTATTCGATTTACCAGTGATCGCCATAACCGGCAGCAGCGGGAAGACCATTGTAAAGGAATGGCTTAACTACCTTTTAGGCCCTGACTACAACATCATCCGGAGCCCTAAGAGCTACAACTCGCAGGTGGGTGTGCCGTTATCCGTCATAGGTATTAATGAAAAGCACAACCTGGGGATATTCGAGGCAGGTATTTCTACTACAGGCGAAATGGAAAAGCTGCAGCCCATTATCCGTCCTGAGATCGGGATACTCACTAACATAGGCCCGGCGCACGATGAAGGATTCGCCGACAGGCAGGAAAAAATACGCGAGAAACTGAAGCTGTTTACCGGTGTAAAGCTACTCATCCTTCAAAAAAACATCGATGTCGAAAAGGAGCTTGACGCAGCTGTAAAAACATTCACATGGAGCTTTGGCGAAAATTCCGATGTCCAGATCGTAACGCAGCACGACGGTGGGAACACTATACTGTCGGTAGTATACCATGACCAAAGCTTTGATATCAGCATCCCGTTTACGGATGCGCCTTCGATAGAAAATGCCATCAGCTGCCTCATGGTGCTGTTGCATTTCGGCTACAGTCACGAGATCATAAAGGAGCGCATGGCAGGCCTCTACCCCGTTGAATTACGACTACAGGTAAAGAACGGCATCAACGGGTGTACGCTTATCGACGACAGCTACAGCAGCGATTACCAGTCGCTTAAAATAGCGCTCGACTTCCTTGAGCAGCACAAAACACACAGTAAAAAGCAATCATATTATCCGATGTTTTCCAGAGCGGCTTTGAAACCGAAGAGCTTTATGCTAAGGTCGCCAAACTGCTTTCGGGGCACAATATCAGCCAGGTTATAGGCATTGGGGAGACCATCAGTAAACAGTTGGCCGACTTCCCGAATTTCTTCCCTTACAAAACCACGCAGGAATTCCTGTCGCATTATAAGGCAGGCTCTTTTGAGAACGAAACGATACTGGTAAAAGGCGCACGGAGCTTCCGGTTTGATGAGATCGTGGTGTTCCTTGAAGAGAAAACGCACGAGACCGTACTGGAAATCAACCTCAACGCCATTACGCACAACCTGAACTTTTATAAAAGCAGGCTGAAGCCTGAAACCAAAGTAATGGTGATGGTAAAAGCTTTTGGCTACGGCAGCGGCAGCTATGAGATCGCCAAAGCACTTTCCCATCAAAAAGTGGATTACCTGGGTGTGGCCTTCGCCGACGAGGGTATCGCATTGCGCAATGCGGGCATCAATACGCCTGTGATTGTGATGAACCCCGAGAGCAGCGCGTTTGCGGCTATGGCAGCTTATAACCTCGAGCCGGAGATCTATTCGGCAAGGGAATTGAAAGCTTTTATTGCCGTGGCACAGCAGAAGAACCTTTCTAACTACCCTATTCATATAAAACTCGACACCGGGATGCACCGCCTCGGGTTCCAGGAAAACCAGCTGGAAGAGCTTATCGAGCTGTTGAAAAACAACAACCTTGTCTCGGTAAAAAGCATTTTTTCACACCTGTCGTCCAGCGATATGCCGGATTACAGGGACTTTACGCTTGACCAGATCGGAAAGTTCGAAAGCTGGTCGGAGCAGCTGATGGAAGCATTAGAGACCAACCCAATACGCCATATACTGAATACCTCGGGCATCTATAATTTCCCTCAGGCACAGTTCGATATGGTACGCCTGGGCATTGGCCTTTACGGCGTAGGCAATGACGAGACCGAGCGCAAAAGCCTGGAGACCGTCGGCACCCTGAAGACCGTTATCCTCCAGATAAAAGACATTGAGCCCGGCGAGAGCATTGGCTACAGCCGACGGTTCATCGCGCCCGGAAAAATGCGTATCGCAACATTGCCGATAGGATACGCGGACGGCATTCGCAGGGGCTGGGGCAATGAAAAGGGCTATGTTACCATCAATAATAAAAGGGCGGTGATCACCGGGACTATCTCCATGGATATGATGATGGTGGATGTAACCGACATCGACTGTAAAGAGGGCGACAGGGCAGTTATTTTTGGCGCATCGCCTACCGTGGTTGAAATGGCGGAAGCATTAGGCACTATACCGTATGAGATACTGACGAGTATCTCGCAAAGGGTTAAACGGGTGTTTTATAAGGAGTAACTACGGACAATACTGCTGTGTATCTTCACCGACATAATCAATATGATATTCTTCAGGAACGGAAAGGTTTATTAACTCAACCAAATTTGCTATATTCTTTTGGTAATAATGATGAAGACTAATTTGTTTTGATATTGCACCATATCTAAAGCCTATAAAATACTCGCTCCCGCTCGTGGCCATAATGCAATTATTAAAATAAGAATCCTCTAATGACTGGAACTTTATAGATTTGGTTTTTTCAAATATATCCTGTCTCATTTTAGAAATATAAACTACATTATCTTTCTCATCTACAAGTCCTTTTACACTTACTACAATTTCTTCATTTGTAATTTTATAGCTATCTATCCCTTCAACATGATTATAGGTACTGAAATATAATTCAAATCTTTCTGTTCCTTGCGCATACAAATCATTTATACTTATAAATGCAAGAATCAATATCCTAAGAAACTTCATATGTTGTCATTTACTTGAAATAGTCAAATGTATTATAATCTTTAACCATATTTCACATCCCTTTAAGCCTTTTTGAAGAAACTGTGCAATTTTCTTTCGTACCTTAGCGATACATCAAACCAAAAAATATAGCTTATGGCATTTTTCAAGGAATTTAAAGAGTTTGCCCTCAAAGGGAATGTGGTGGACCTTGCTGTCGGTGTAGTGATCGGTGCCGCCTTCAGCGCTATTGTAAAATCATTGGTAGAAGATATTATCACGCCTTTGATACTGACACCCCTGCTCGAACGCGCCGGCCTCAAGAACATACAGGAACTCACCTGGGGCGCCGGGGTAAAATACGGTAACTTCCTGTCGAACGTTATTTCATTCTTTATCGTGGCATTCGCGCTGTTCCTTATTGTAAAGCTTATCAATGCCATGCGAAGGAAGCACGAAGAGACACCGGCTGCGCCACCTGCGCCTACCAACGAGGAAAAGCTCCTTATGGAGATACGGGACGCGCTGAAAAGCAACCCGAGGCTTTAATGTTTCGTATTCAAACCATTACAGGCATACCGTATATGCAAACGTAAAGGCAAATCATGTAAAATTCCACGTAGGTAAGTTTTTATTTTTGGTAAAACTGTAAAGACTGAATATGGAACACATGATGAAAGCAGCGTTGAAAACGCGTGGCGGCGAATTCGAGATCAGCCAGGTGGAAATGCCGAAAATCCCTGAACCCGATTGGGTTTTGGTAAAAGTAAAGGTATCCGGAATTTGCGGTACCGACCTGCGGCACTGGAAAAAAGAGGAACCGGAACTTGAATGCAGGATTGTGGGTCACGAAATGGCCGGTGAAGTGGTTGAAGTGGGCACCGCTGTAAAAACAATAAAGCCCGGCGACCGCGTTGTGGTAGAAACCCTTGTGGGCGACGGGACCTGCGAATGGTGCAAGGCGCAGCAATACAACATTTGCCCGCACCTGTACCAGGTAAGAATGGAAACCGTTTCACGCACATTTGCCAACTATGTGATCGCGCCGGCAAAAAAATTGTATAAGCTGCCGGAGCATGTGAGTTTTGAAGAAGCGGCACTGCTCGACACGTTTTCGGTTTGCATGCATGCGATACAGCTCAGCAGTATTAAGATAAATGACAAAGTGGTGGTTATCGGCAGCGGCTGCATTGGGCTGGGGCAGCTTCAGCTCGCAAAAAACTCCGGTGCCGATGTGCTGGTGATCGATGTGGTAGACCATTCACTTGAGGTAGCCAAAGAACTTGGCGCCGACAGCATTGTAAATACGAAAAATGAAGATGCCTATGCGAAAGTTATGGAGTTCACCGGATACAGGGGCGCAGACATCGTTTTTGAATGCGCGGGAGGATCTTCCATGCCTGAGACACTTCCTTTAGCTACCAAATTGGCAAGGATAGGCGGCAAGATCGTTATTGTCGGCGGCTTTGATGCCGGGATAACCGACATTGGCCTGGAGTGGCAGCGCATGCAGATGGGCGAAATTCAGCTTATACTAAGCGCGAGCTATGCCTTTTGGGGGATTTATCCCGAAATGCAAATGTGCCTCGACCTGCTGGCCAACGGTAAGCTGAACGCTAAAAAAATGATTACCCATCGCTTTGCGCTGGACGACATTAACAAAGCCTTTGAAACGGCGCAGGATAAAGAGGGCACAAAAGCTGTTTTTGTCGCGCTGAATGTATAGGCCACAAAAGACGTTTCCGTTACACTACATATTCTGATGTCTAACTAAACCGCTCCATGAGGGCGGTTATTTTTTACCACGAATTGCACAAATTTGCTTCCGGAATGTATCATTTTTTATTTCACGCAAAGGCGCAAAGCCGCTAAGACTTATGAGACTATATTTTATGCCGCAAAGTCATTGCAAAGCAATGTTTAGGGTGCTCAACTTTGCGTCTTAGCGCCTTTGCGTGAAACAATTTAATCTGCGTGCGGATAGAAGGCTATGCCAAATAAAATTGATTCGACTATAACCTTTGTGAATCTTCGCGGCTTCTTTGCGCATCTTTGGGAAATAGCAATCCTCCTTTTCATAATTTGTGGAATTCGTGCAATTCGTGGCAAAAAAACAATTTCATTCACTACTTTTGACATTCACTTAAATCATTTTTAAATATGAAAGTTGCTGTTGTAGGCGCTACCGGAATGGTAGGCGAAGTAATGCTGAAAGTACTGGCTGAAAGGAATTTCCCGATAACCGAACTGATACCCGTGGCTTCGGAGAAGTCGGTGGGCAAAGAGATCGAATTTAAGGGAAATAAATACAAGGTGGTGAGCCTTGATACGGCGGTAAGCATGAAGCCGCAGATAGCGCTTTTCTCGGCAGGCGGTGATACATCGAAAGAATGGGCCCCGAAATTTGCCGAAGCAGGAACGACCGTGATCGATAACTCCTCTGCATGGAGGATGGACCCGACGAAAAAGCTGGTTGTGCCGGAGATCAATGCTGGTGAGCTGACCGAAGACGACAAGATCATTGCCAACCCGAACTGCTCTACGATACAGATGGTGCTGGCACTGGCGCCGCTGCATAAAAAATACAATATCGAGCGCGTGGTGGTATCTACCTACCAGTCGGTTACCGGCACTGGCGTTAAGGCAGTGAAGCAGTTGGAGAACGAATATGCCGGCATACAGGGCGAAATGGCCTACAAGTACCCGATACACCGCAACGCTATCCCGCAGATCGACGTGTTCGAGGACAATGGCTACACCAAGGAAGAAATGAAAATGACCCGCGAGACCAAGAAGATCCTGGGTGATGATTCGATAAAAGTGACGGCAACCACCGTGCGCATCCCAACCGTGGGTGGGCACAGCGAATCGGTTAACGTGGAGTTCAGCAACGACTTTGATGTGAACGAGGTGCGCAGCATCCTGCACAATACGGCGGGCATTACCTTACAGGATAACCTCGACACGTTCACCTATCCGATGCCGCTTTATGCAGAGGGTAAAGACGATGTGTTCGTGGGCCGTATCCGCCGCGACGAGAGCCGGGACAATACATTGAACATGTGGATTGTGGCTGATAACCTCCGCAAAGGCGCTGCTACGAATGCGGTGCAGATAGCGGAGTATCTTGTTGCTAACGGTTTAGTATAAAAGAAATTAAAGTATATTTATGACCTGTGATGCCGGAAGGTGTTGCGGGTTTTTTAATTCTCAATACTACACACTTTGCTTTGTCGTTCACATTAAAAACCCGTCTATGAAAGTATTCTCTTTATTTGCATTTCTGTACCTTCTTTCGGGCGCCGCCACTGCCCAGATACAGACCATAGATGACTGCAGGATTGCTGACCACTTCTCCCGGAATGCCGTAGATCCTTATATTCTCATCAACAATATTCATCTTTCGGAACCCATAGATGGCGAAGCGGAACAGATAATCCACCTGGGCGATTACACTATCAAATGGATCAATACGGAGGAAGAGGAAGTCAAAATAAAGATAGGTGAAGACCTTTTCAGCCTGAAAGGGCAGAAAACACTTAATGATACGGAAGATACGGAAAAAGGTGAAGTTGATTTTGCTAACAACTGGGAGCAGGCAAGGCTTTACAATTATAACGGACGGGAACTTATTGTCATATCAATGATATACCACCCATGTGTTGGCAGGGGCTGTGGCATTAAATTCATTTTGGTTTACGATCTCAGGACAAAAACAAAAAATTTCTTTGGATGCTTCAGGGGAACCAATGCCGCAGACTTATACAATTTTGGCGATGGCAAATTGCAATATGCCGGAAATACATACCATGAGGGGTTTGATGGGCCTGCTGACGATATGACCATAAGT
Above is a genomic segment from Flavobacterium album containing:
- a CDS encoding Mur ligase family protein — encoded protein: MSIPIKNIIPAIHSGFEGMHPGVAIDNVSIDSRSLQNNSGTLFFALSGQNRDGHMYIKELIDKGVLNFVVSYIPFEVRGKANFFVVNNTLKALQDFSIYYRQLFDLPVIAITGSSGKTIVKEWLNYLLGPDYNIIRSPKSYNSQVGVPLSVIGINEKHNLGIFEAGISTTGEMEKLQPIIRPEIGILTNIGPAHDEGFADRQEKIREKLKLFTGVKLLILQKNIDVEKELDAAVKTFTWSFGENSDVQIVTQHDGGNTILSVVYHDQSFDISIPFTDAPSIENAISCLMVLLHFGYSHEIIKERMAGLYPVELRLQVKNGINGCTLIDDSYSSDYQSLKIALDFLEQHKTHSKKQSYYPMFSRAALKPKSFMLRSPNCFRGTISARL
- a CDS encoding zinc-dependent alcohol dehydrogenase yields the protein MEHMMKAALKTRGGEFEISQVEMPKIPEPDWVLVKVKVSGICGTDLRHWKKEEPELECRIVGHEMAGEVVEVGTAVKTIKPGDRVVVETLVGDGTCEWCKAQQYNICPHLYQVRMETVSRTFANYVIAPAKKLYKLPEHVSFEEAALLDTFSVCMHAIQLSSIKINDKVVVIGSGCIGLGQLQLAKNSGADVLVIDVVDHSLEVAKELGADSIVNTKNEDAYAKVMEFTGYRGADIVFECAGGSSMPETLPLATKLARIGGKIVIVGGFDAGITDIGLEWQRMQMGEIQLILSASYAFWGIYPEMQMCLDLLANGKLNAKKMITHRFALDDINKAFETAQDKEGTKAVFVALNV
- a CDS encoding aspartate-semialdehyde dehydrogenase; the protein is MKVAVVGATGMVGEVMLKVLAERNFPITELIPVASEKSVGKEIEFKGNKYKVVSLDTAVSMKPQIALFSAGGDTSKEWAPKFAEAGTTVIDNSSAWRMDPTKKLVVPEINAGELTEDDKIIANPNCSTIQMVLALAPLHKKYNIERVVVSTYQSVTGTGVKAVKQLENEYAGIQGEMAYKYPIHRNAIPQIDVFEDNGYTKEEMKMTRETKKILGDDSIKVTATTVRIPTVGGHSESVNVEFSNDFDVNEVRSILHNTAGITLQDNLDTFTYPMPLYAEGKDDVFVGRIRRDESRDNTLNMWIVADNLRKGAATNAVQIAEYLVANGLV
- a CDS encoding type II toxin-antitoxin system RelE/ParE family toxin — translated: MKVVWRKEASDDLEVIYEYIFKDSPQNAVMVFNKIHDLAETLVIFPEKHPVEPVFDDPDIRFLVIWNYKIIYTFDKKSIAILRVFDTRRNPKKLKP
- the mscL gene encoding large-conductance mechanosensitive channel protein MscL, giving the protein MAFFKEFKEFALKGNVVDLAVGVVIGAAFSAIVKSLVEDIITPLILTPLLERAGLKNIQELTWGAGVKYGNFLSNVISFFIVAFALFLIVKLINAMRRKHEETPAAPPAPTNEEKLLMEIRDALKSNPRL
- the alr gene encoding alanine racemase, whose translation is MADFPNFFPYKTTQEFLSHYKAGSFENETILVKGARSFRFDEIVVFLEEKTHETVLEINLNAITHNLNFYKSRLKPETKVMVMVKAFGYGSGSYEIAKALSHQKVDYLGVAFADEGIALRNAGINTPVIVMNPESSAFAAMAAYNLEPEIYSARELKAFIAVAQQKNLSNYPIHIKLDTGMHRLGFQENQLEELIELLKNNNLVSVKSIFSHLSSSDMPDYRDFTLDQIGKFESWSEQLMEALETNPIRHILNTSGIYNFPQAQFDMVRLGIGLYGVGNDETERKSLETVGTLKTVILQIKDIEPGESIGYSRRFIAPGKMRIATLPIGYADGIRRGWGNEKGYVTINNKRAVITGTISMDMMMVDVTDIDCKEGDRAVIFGASPTVVEMAEALGTIPYEILTSISQRVKRVFYKE